From a region of the Leptotrichia sp. OH3620_COT-345 genome:
- a CDS encoding iron ABC transporter permease, with translation MSNDFKLKLNHELKNIRKLINDPTLLLTIIFSLAVVTFFVLVPLWNIFLESLKVDKGKFGFGNYVESLTSTGNFQVIVNTILLGFVTSAISLIIGFFFAYVSVYIKVKGKKIFDFIAMLPIISPPFVIALSAIMLFGRQGIITNKLLGLKGFEIYGFHGLVLVQVLSFFPIAYMMLVGLLQMIDPSVEEAARSLGASRFKVFSTVTFPLMVPGLANAFLLVFIQSIADYANPFVIGGKFTTIAVKIFQEGVGNYELGIATALSIILLSLSITMFTIQRYYINKKSYVTVTGKVSRERELINSKKIVTPVFIALLILTSFVIAMYILIPLSSFVEIFGIKNNFTLKHYREIFRFKNRIAPIIATTNLSFWATLIASIFSMIIAFLIVRKNFIGKTFIEFTTIMALAIPGTIIGIGYAISYNRVYKIPFTNITVIPTLTGTAFIIVMAFIIRSLPVGVRSGMSALNQIDPSIEEASTILGASSRQTFFKVTIPMIREAFLSGLIYSFARSMTLVSTVVFLISAKWKLLTPEIMNHIDQGRIGIASAYCTILIIIVSAFMITVKILMSFTNAKK, from the coding sequence CCTACATTATTACTGACAATTATTTTTTCTTTGGCTGTTGTTACATTTTTCGTATTAGTTCCTTTATGGAACATATTTCTGGAAAGTTTGAAAGTAGATAAAGGAAAATTCGGTTTTGGAAATTATGTAGAATCCCTCACTTCAACAGGAAACTTTCAAGTAATAGTAAACACAATTTTGCTGGGCTTTGTGACATCCGCTATTTCTTTAATAATAGGATTCTTCTTTGCCTACGTATCTGTATATATTAAAGTTAAAGGAAAAAAGATCTTTGATTTTATTGCAATGTTACCTATAATCTCACCTCCTTTCGTCATTGCACTGTCGGCAATAATGTTATTCGGAAGACAGGGAATTATTACAAATAAACTACTGGGTCTTAAAGGATTTGAAATATATGGATTTCACGGTCTTGTACTCGTACAGGTTTTGAGTTTTTTCCCTATTGCATATATGATGCTTGTAGGGCTGCTTCAAATGATCGATCCGTCAGTGGAAGAAGCTGCAAGATCACTGGGAGCCTCAAGATTCAAAGTGTTTTCCACCGTTACATTCCCTCTAATGGTACCCGGACTTGCAAATGCTTTTCTGCTCGTTTTTATACAATCCATTGCGGATTATGCAAATCCTTTTGTAATAGGAGGAAAATTTACTACAATTGCTGTAAAAATATTTCAGGAAGGAGTCGGAAATTATGAGTTGGGCATAGCAACTGCACTTTCCATAATACTCCTTTCTCTATCAATTACAATGTTTACAATACAAAGATATTACATTAACAAAAAATCTTATGTTACGGTAACAGGAAAAGTTTCAAGAGAAAGAGAGCTTATTAACAGTAAAAAAATAGTAACTCCCGTATTTATAGCACTGTTGATTTTGACATCATTCGTAATAGCCATGTATATATTAATACCTTTAAGTTCATTCGTAGAAATATTCGGTATAAAAAATAACTTTACTCTTAAACATTACAGAGAAATTTTCAGATTCAAAAACAGGATTGCTCCTATAATCGCTACAACAAATTTATCATTCTGGGCAACATTGATAGCAAGTATTTTTTCAATGATTATCGCATTCCTGATTGTCAGAAAAAACTTTATAGGAAAAACTTTTATAGAGTTTACGACTATTATGGCACTCGCCATACCGGGAACAATAATAGGTATAGGTTATGCTATAAGCTATAACAGAGTATACAAAATTCCTTTCACAAATATAACTGTAATTCCTACACTTACAGGAACTGCATTTATTATTGTAATGGCATTTATTATAAGAAGCCTGCCTGTAGGAGTACGTTCAGGAATGAGTGCATTAAATCAGATCGATCCGTCTATTGAAGAAGCTTCTACAATACTCGGAGCATCAAGTAGACAGACATTTTTTAAAGTTACTATCCCAATGATAAGGGAAGCTTTCCTCAGCGGTCTTATATACTCTTTTGCAAGAAGCATGACTCTTGTAAGTACTGTAGTATTCCTTATTTCGGCAAAATGGAAACTGTTGACTCCTGAAATAATGAATCATATTGATCAGGGAAGAATAGGAATCGCTTCAGCTTACTGTACAATTTTAATAATAATCGTATCAGCATTTATGATAACTGTAAAAATACTTATGTCGTTTACAAATGCAAAAAAATAA